GCCGAGGCGCGCCGCTTTGCCCCCAGCCTGCGCGTGCAGGTCTACGCCGAGGGCGACGACACCGGCGACCGCGACGCGCTGATCACCCAGGCCGGCCCGGGCGATGTGCTGCTGGTGTCCTACCAGCTGCAGCTGTTCAACGCCGCGGCCTTTGCCGCGCGCGGCTGGCACACCCTGGTGCTCGACGAAGCGCAGGCGATCAAGAACGCCGCCGCCAAGCGCAGCCAGGCGGCCTTCGAGCTGAATGCAGACTTCCGCCTGGCGCTGTCGGGCACGCCGATCGAGAACCGGCTGGCCGAGCTGTGGTCGATCATGCGGGTGTGCAACCCCGGCCTGCTGGGCAGCCTGCCGCGCTTCAACCTGCGCTTCGCGGTGCCCATCGAGCGCGACCGCCACCGCGGCGCCCAGCGCACCCTGCGTAAGCTGATCGGCCCCTTCATCCTGCGCCGCACCAAGGCCGAGGTGCTGGACGACCTGCCGCCGCGCACCGAGCTGACGCTGCTGGTGCAGGGCGACGCCACCGAGCAGGCGCACTACGAGGCGCTGCGCCGCCAGGCGCTGATCGAGGCCCAGGAAGCGCTCTCCGGCGGCAACCCCGGCCAGGCGCACCTGAACATCCTCGCCCAGCTCACCCGGCTGAGGCGCGCCGCCTGCGACCCGCGCCTGGTCACGCCCGACCTCGCCCAGCCGGGGGCCAAGGTGCAGGCCTTCGGCGAGCTGGCCGCCGAGTTGGTGGCCAACGGCCACAAGGCCCTGGTGTTCAGCCAGTTCGTCGATTTCCTGGCGCTGCTCAAGGCACCGCTGGAGGCTGCCGGCATCCGTTACCAGTACCTGGACGGCAGCACGCCGGCGGCCGAGCGCACCGCCCGCGTGGCGGCCTTCCAGGCCGGCGAGGGTGAGCTCTTCCTGATCAGCCTGAAGGCCGGCGGCTTTGGCCTGAACCTCACGGTGGCCGACTACGTCGTGATCGCCGACCCCTGGTGGAACCCCGCCGTGGAAGAGCAGGCCAGCGGGCGTGCCCACCGCATCGGCCAGCAGCGCCCCGTCACGGTCTACCGGCTGGTACACCAGGGCACGCTGGAGGAAAAGATCGTCGAGCTGCATGCCGACAAACGCGAGCTGGCCGACTCCGTGCTTGAAGGCCAGGACCGCGGCAGCGCGCTGCCGGCGGACGCGCTGCTGGCGCTGCTGCAGGGCGAGGGCTGACGACCGGGGAACCCGATTTGAAATCTCGATATGAAAGTGGGCGACATTCCCACTTGCACTTCGCATAACGACAAGGAGCTGCGCTGCACGTCAACTGACCCGATCCGCAACAAGGTGTAATCCGACGCATTGATCAACGTTGGCAACACTGGGCGACGCGCCGCGACCGCCCGGGACCGCACACCCCATGCAACCCCGCTCCGCCACGATCCAGCCACCCGCCCTCACCACCGAGGCCCGTGGAGACCTGGGCGACGTGATTCAGGCCGTGCTGCGCCACACCCGCTTCAACCTGCGCCAGCTGCAGCCCGGCTGGCTGGAGGCCTGCGCCGCCCAGCACGCCGCGCGGCTCGGCTGCCGGGACCTCGCCGAGCATGTGGCCGCCCTGCAGCGCCAGCGCAGCTGCGCCGAAGAGCTGCTGGCCATGGCCCTGCAGCCGCCCCCGGCCACGGAGGAGCCCGATCCGGGGGACCTGCGGGCCGGCACACGCGCCCTGCTCGACAGCGTGGCGCGCACGCGCAGCACCGAGGGCCCGCTCGACGTCTGGGTGCTGGTGCCCGAGGGCTCGGCCCTGCTCACCCACCTGCGCGAGCACATCGCCCTGGCCGGTCCGGCAATGCCGCCGCTGCGGCTGCACGGGCCAGCGGCCCTCTGCGCCCTGCACGGCAGCGCGCCCAACCAGGCCGCAGCAACCCGCCCCGAGGCCCCGCTGGGCGACGTGCGCCAGACCCTGAACTGGCTGGCCCACCACCTGCCCGACGAGGGGCCGGACAGCGCCCGGCCCGTGGCCGACCTGATCCTCGCCACCGACCTGTTCACCTGCTGGCGCCCCGACCTGCAGCGGCAGTGGCTCGGCCGGCTGGCCGGCGCGCTGCGCAGTGGCGGCCTGCTGCTGCTCGGCCGCCCCAAGGCCCTGTGGCGCGCCCCCCGTGGCCTGCGCGCGGTGCATGTGGATGGCCTGCACTGGCTGCAACGCAGCCGCGCCGCCGGGGAAGCGCCCGGAGGCGCCCGCCGCGCGGACATGGCAGGCCACGAAGCGTCCAGCCTCCTGCCGCCCGCGCTGCCGGTACCGGTGGGCACCGTGGGATCGGTGGCAGCGTCGATCCCCTCTTCACCTCCTGCACCGTTTGTAACGCTTGCGCCGCCGGCCGCACCAACGCCTGCCGTGGCGCCCGCCGTTGCAGCCACCGAGGCCGCCGTTGCCCTGGTGACCGCCGCCGCACCCGCGGTGCCAACGCCGCCCCTGGTCGCCATCGCGCCCGCTGCCGCGGCAGCGGCCCCCCCCGGCCCTCGCCGACATCGGCACGCTGACGGTCTCGCCGACCACCCGGCGGCTGAGCCTGAACGCGGCGATGCGCCGCCTGCTCGCCTGGCCAGCCGCGGCTGCGGCGCCCGACTGGAACGACCTGCTCGGCCGCTTTGCCGCTGCCGACCGCGCTGCGCTGGAGCAAGCCCTGTTCGCCCGGCCGGCCGCCGACGCCGCGGCCTGGACCCTCACCCTCTCGCCGAGCGGCGGCACAACCGGCCCCCTGCAGCTGCGCGGCGAGCCGGCGCTCGACCCCGACGGCCAGCCGCAGTGGCACTGCCTGGCCCTGGCCTCGGCCTTGACCACGCCGGCACCGGCCGAGGAGCCGGCCACCGTGCTGGCCCCCGCCGCCGCCGCACCAGCGGTGGAGGCCGACCCGCAGCGCCTGAGCGTGGTGACCCGCCTGGCGGGCGCCGCGGCACGCCAGGAGCTGGAGCTGCTCTACCAGCCCCAGCTGGATGTGGCCGGCGGCAGCGTGCGTGCGGTCGAAGCCCTGCTGCGCTGGCACCACCCGCAGCTCGGGCAGGTCGCGCCGCGCGCCTTTGTGCCCTGGGCCGAGGAATGCGGCCTGATCATCGAGCTTGGCCGCTGGGTGCTGCAGCAGGCCTGCCGCCAGGCGCGCCGCTGGCGCGACCTGGGCGTGCTGCAGGTGCCGATCGCGGTCAACGTTTCGGCCGTGCAGCTGCAGGCGCCGGACTTCGTCGCCCAGGTCGAACAGGCCCTCACCGCGGCCGGCGTGCCCGCTCAGGCGCTGGAGTTGGAGCTCACCGAGACCACGCTGCTGCAGGAATCCGAGGCCGTGCGCCAGAACCTCGCCGCCTGCCGCCGCCTGGGCGTGCACATCGCGCTGGACGACTTCGGCACCGGCCAGACCAACCTTGCCCGCCTGCACCGCCTGCCGCTGGACAAGCTCAAGCTCGACCCCAGCTTCATCCGCAACTTGTGCATCGACCGCGGCGCCCAGGCCATCGTGCGCTCGATGGTCGCGCTGGGCCACCAGCTCGGCCTGGCCGTGGTGGCCGAGGGCGTCGAACAGGCCCAGCAGCTGGTGCTGCTCGACGAGGCGCGCTGCGACGCCTACCAGGGCCACCACGCGACCCCCGCGCTGAGCGCCGACGCGCTGACCCGCCAGGTGCAGCAGACCCACGCCTGACGGCGCCGGCCGGGGCGATCGCGAGCAACGGGCAGCGGCGGGCTGCCCGTGCCCCGACAATCGGGCCATGCTCGCCTACCGCCACGCCTTCCACGCCGGCAATCACGCCGATGTCCTCAAGCACCTCGTCTTCACGCAGGTGCTGCGCTACATGGCGCTCAAGGACAAACCCTTCACCCTGGTGGACACCCACGCGGGTGCCGGCGCTTACAGCCTGGATAGCAAGGAAGCGCGCAAGAACGCCGAGTACGTCGACGGCATCGGCCGGCTCTGGGGCCGCCGTGACCTGCCACCGGCGCTGAGCGACTACGTCGCCCAGGTGCGCCAGTTCAACGAAGGCAGCACCAAGCTGCAGGCCTACCCTGGCTCGCCCGTGCTGGCGATGCAGCTGCTGCGCGCCGACGACCGCCTGCGCCTGTACGAGCTGCACGGCAGCGACGTGCCGCTGCTGGCCGAGCTGGTGGCCGGCCGGCGCGAGACCGGCGTGATGCAGATCGACGGCTTCACCGCACTGCGCGCCGAGCTGCCACCGCCCTCGCGCCGCGCCGTGGTGCTGATCGACCCCAGCTACGAACTCAAGACCGACTACGGCCAGGTGCTCGCTGCCGTGCGCGAGGGGCTCAAGCGCTTCCCCGAGGCCGTCATCATGGTCTGGTACCCGCAGCTGCAACGCCTGGAGCCGCGCGACCTGGTCGACCGCCTGAAGGCCACCGCGCTGAGCCAGGCCAAGAAGGGCTGGCTGCACGTGCGCCTGAGCGTGGTGCCCCCCGACGCCAGCGGCTTCGGCCTGATGGGCAGCGGCATGCTGGTCATCAACCCGCCGCATGTGCTGCACGGCATGCTGCGCGCGGAGATGCCGGTGCTGGTGGAGGCGCTCGGCCGCCACGAGGGCGCCACCTTCCTGCTGGAAAAGCACGGCGGCTGAACCCCGGGGACGCCGCGCGGGAACCCCGATGGACGACGCCGCCCTGCGCCGCCAGCTCGTCCAGCTGGGGGCCCTGCACAGCGACACTCCAGATGCCCTGCGCCTGGACGAGCTGGAGGCCCTGCGCAGCGCCGTCGAAGGCGCGCGCTCGCCCCTGCTGCACGCCGAGTTCGTGCTGCTGCGCGCCCGCCTGCACGAGACCCGCCGGCCGGTGGCCGAGATGGCAGCCGACCTCGAACTGGCGCTGCTGACCTTCGCCGCCAACCAGCGCGAGCGCCAGCAACTGCAGTGCCAGGCCCAGCTGGCCTACTGGTACAACCTGATGGGCCACGAGGTCAGCGCGCTGGCTGTGGCCCACCGGGCCATGCGCCACCCCGGCCTGCCGCCCGAGGACCGGCTGGCACTCTTCACCCCCGTGGCCATGGCCTACGCCCACCAGCTGCGCCTGGGTGACGCCTGGCAGGCCTGGGAGCGCGACTTCCGCGCCGAGCACGCCCGCTGCAGCGACGCCCGGCTGCTGCGCGAGGTGCACGGCACCCTCGCCTCGCTGCACTTCTTCGAGGCGCTACAGGCACGGCGCGTGGCCACCGTCTACACGCTGGACCTGGACGCCGGCCCGCCCGACCACGCGCGCTTCACCGCGCAGCTCGCCGAGGTGGAGCGGCAGGTCCACGCCAGCCGCCACGCCGGCAGCGCCCTGCCCGACCCGCAGCGCCTGGGCGACCTGCTCGGCATGGTCGCCGCGCTGCGCGGCGACGCGGACCGCATGCAGGCCCACCTCACCTCCCTGTGCGGTCCGCCCGAGCAGACCCGCCCCACGCACGGCCAGCTCAGCCGGCTGTACAACCTCGGCTGGAGCCTGCGCGTGCTCGGCCGCCCCGAGCAGGCCCTGCCCTGCCTGCTGGCCGTGCGCAGCCACCTCGACACGGTCGGCATGAGCAAACTCGTGAGCCGCCTGCCCTACGACCTGTCGTGCACCTACGAGGCCCTGGGCGACCCCACCGCCGCGCTGCGCGAGCTGCGCCACTTCCTGCGCCTGCGCAGCGAGATGGCCGCCGCCGACTCCGCCACCCTGGGCCGGCTGCAGGACCTGTCCGCGCAGCTGGATGCCCCCCTGGGTGGATTCACGCCGCCGAGGCAGCTCCAGGTCGGCAGCACCCGCATCGATCCCGTCACCCTGCACCAAAGCGAGCCCCCTTACCTGGCCCGCCTGGACCGCCTGCTGCACGAGCGCACCGGCGAGCGCCGCCGCCCCGCCGAACTGGCCAGCGAACTGGGCGTCAGCCTGCGCACCCTCCAGGCCGCGCTGCAGCGCTACCGCGGCAGCACCCTGGTGGCCATGCAACGCCGCATCGCCCTGCAGCGCGCCAGCGAGCAACTGCGGCTGACCGAACTCCCGATCCGCGACATCGCCGCCACGGCCGGCTTCCCCGACGCAGCCTCCTTCAGCCACGCCTTCCGGCGGGAGTTTGGTGTGTCGCCGAGCATGCACCGGCGGCGCGGGTTGGCCGGGCCTGCCGGTCAGGGGGTTGGCGAACCTGCCGCCGCATCAGACTGAGCGGCAACACCCCTCGCCAACAACCCTCAGGCCATCACCCCCTCAACCCCTCAACCCCTGCGCCGCCCGCGCCAGGCGGGTGATGCGGTCCCAGTCCCCGTCGCGCACCGCATCGGCCGGGGTCAGCCAGGAGCCGCCGCAGACCTTGACGTTGGGGAGCGCCAGGAACTGCGGGGCGGTTTCGGCGGTGATGCCGCCAGTGGGGCAGAAGGCGACGTCGTGGAAGGGGCTGGCGAAGGCCTTCAGGAGGTTGAGGCCGCCCACCGCGGTGGCGGGGAAGAGCTTGAGGAAGCGGTAGCCGTCGGCGTTGGCGGTCATCACCTCGCTGGCGGTGGCGACACCGGGCAGCAGCGGCAGGCCGATGTCGGTGCAGGCGCGGCCCACCACCGTGGTGTAGCCGGGGCTGACGGCAAAGCGGCAGCCGGCGGCGAGCGCGGCGCGGGCATCGGCGATGGAGCGCACGGTGCCGGCGCCGACGATGGCCTCGGGCACCTCGGCGATCATGGCGCGGATGCAGTCCAGCGCCACCGGGGTGCGCAGCGTCACCTCCAGCACCTTGACGCCACCGGCGACCAGCGCGCGGGCCAGCGGCGCGGCGTCCTCGACACGGTCGATGACGATGACGGGGATGACGGGGCCGTAGGCGGCCAGGTCGAGCGTGTTCATGGGCAGGGTCATGGGCGTGGGCTCCTGAAGATCGGGCAAGGGCGGAAGGGGCTTGGGACTCACCACCGGGGCATCACAGCACAGCCCGCGGGTCGCGGCCAGCAGGTCACAGCCACGTGATGGCGCCTTCCTCGGCACTGCGCACGTTGCGGCGCAGGCCGCCGAAGAGTTCGCGGCCCAGGCCGTGGGCGGCGTCGTCGGCCAGGTCGGCGGGGCGCTCCTCGATCGTGCGGGCCGTCCAGTCCTCGGGCGGCACCAGGGCATCGAGCGTGCCGGACACGGCGTCGACGCGCAGCAGGTCGCCGCTGCGGACCTTGCCGAGCGGGCCGCCGCCGAGCACCTCGGGGCTGACGTGGATCGCCGCCGGCACCTTGCCGGATGCACCGCTCATGCGGCCATCGGTGACCAGCGCGACGCGGAAGCCCCGGTCCTGCAGCACCGCCAGCGGCGGGGTGAGCTTGTGCAGCTCGGGCATGCCGTTGGCGCGCGGGCCCTGGAAGCGCACGACGGCGACGAAGTCGCGCTCCAGATCGCCGGCCTTGAAGGCGGCGTGCAGCGCCTCCTGGCTGTCGAAGACGAGGGCTGGTGCCTCGATGACGTGGCGGTCCTCAGGCACGGCGCTGACCTTCATCACGCCCCGGCCGAGGTTGCCGGCCAGCAGCTTCAGGCCGCCGGTCTCGCCGAAGGGGGCGGCGGCCGTGCGCACGATGGCGTCGTCGATCGGCGTGGCGGGCAGGTCGTGCCAGGCCAGCGTGCCGTCAGCGGCCTGAGCCGGGACGCGGCCGTAGGCAGCGATGCCACCCTCGGCCACCGTCAGCACGTCGCCATGCAGGCAGCCGGCGTCGAGCAGCTCGCGCAGCACGAAGCCCGGGCCGCCGGCGGCCTGGAACTGGTTCACGTCCGCCTTCCCGTTGGGGTAGACCCGCGCCAGCAGCGGCGTGGCGGCGGACAGCTCGGAGAAGTCGGTCCAGTCGATCAGGATGCCGGCCGAGCGCGCCACCGCCACCCAGTGGATCAGGTGGTTGGTGGAACCGCCGGTGGCCAGCAGGGCGACCATGGCGTTGACGATGCAGCGCTCGTCGACCAGCTCGCCGATGGGCGTGTAGCGCGCGCCGCCGCGGCGGATCGCCAGCACCTGGCGCACCGCCTCGCGGGTGAGCTGCTCGCGCAGGCCGGCGTGCGGGTGGATGAAGGCGGCACCGGGCACGTGCAGGCCCATGGCCTCCAGCAGCATCTGGTTGGAGTTGGCGGTGCCGTAGAAGGTGCAGGTGCCCGCGCCGTGGTAGGCGGCGGACTCGGCCGCCAGCAGCTGGTCGCGCCCGACCAGGCCCTGCGCAAACTGCTCGCGCACCTTGGACTTGTCGCTGTTGGACAGGCCCGTGCTCATCGGCCCGGCGGGCACGAAGACGCAGGGCAGGTGGCCGAAGTGCAGCGCACCGATCAGGAGGCCTGGCACGATCTTGTCGCACACGCCCAGCAGCAGCGCGGCGTCGAACACGTCGTGCGTCAGCCCCACCGCAGCGGCCATCGCGATCGTGTCGCGCGAGAACAGGCTCAGCTCCATGCCGGGCAGGCCTTGCGTGACACCGTCGCACATCGCCGGCACGCCGCCGGCGACCTGCACGATGGCGCCGTGCTTGTGCGCCTCGTCGCGGATCACGGCCGGAAAGCCCTCGTACGGCTGGTGCGCCGAGAGCATGTCGTTGTAGGCGGTGATGACGCCGATGTTGGGCGCCTTCTCGGCCACGACGCGGAACTTGTCCGCCCCCGGCAGCGCCGCGAAGGCGTGTGCCACGTTGGCGCAGCCCATGCGGTCGGCCCCGCGCGGGCGTGCCGCGGTGGCACGCAGGCGCCGCAGGTAGTCCTGCCGCAGCGGCGCGCTGCGCTCACGGATGCGCTGGGTGATTTCGGCGATCTGGGTCTTCATGGCGGTGCGGCGGAACGATGAAACTGAATCACCGATTTAACCGTAACCTGGTTACATCGTCAAAACAAAAGCCGCGGCCCACCCTGCTTGCGCAAGGGTGGGCCGCGGCGGGCAGGGCCGGTCAGCCCCGCACAGGGAAGAGTCAGCAGGTCAGGGGGCGTCGATCACGCGGATCTCGACGCGGCGGGCTTCCTGGTCACTGCCACCACCGGCGGTGACTTCCGGCTTGCGCAGCAGCACCTGTGCCAGCGGCACGCCCTTGGCGACCAGCGCGGCACGCACGGCCTTGGCGCGCTCCTTGGCGAGTTCGGCGTTGCGGGCCGGATCGCCGGTGGTGTCGTGGTAGCCCGACAGCAGCACCTTCTTGCTCGTGCTGCCCGCCAGCGCCTCGACCACCTTGGCCAGGGCCGCATCGGCAGCGGCGTCGAGCGCCGCCTGGCCGGAGCCGAAGAACACGGTCGACAGCGCCGCACCGGTCGGGGTCAGGTCGACCAGCTGGTCGGCGCCTGCGCCCGCATCGGCCGAGGCCGCCGGGCTGGCCGCCACTGCCGCCGGGACCGCTGCCGAGGCGGACTGCGCCACCAGCGGCGCCGCGGCCGACTTGAAGGAATGGCGCACCGCCATGCTCAGGGCCACGACGACCGCCAGGGCCACCGCACCGAAAGCCACCACCAGACCGGCCTTGCTGCCTTGGTCCTCGTCCTGACTGCTCATCCAACACACTCCGAAACGTGAAAAGATGCTCGAAGTGTACGCAACTTACCTGACAGCGAATCTGACGCGACAGGAACCGGCTCGCTGGCGCCCTGTCTCGCCGGCTCGGCCATGCAGGCCGCGCTGCCCGCGCTCAGGCGGAGCGGCCGAGGGACGGCGCCTCTTCCAGCTCGGCACCCGCGTGCAGGCGCCGCGCCCGTTCGAGATCGCCGTCGGTGTCCACGTCGATCAGCACGCCCGGGTCATCCAGGTCGAGGGCCTGCGACGGGTAGCGCGCCAGCAGGCGGCGCGCGCCCTCGTCTCCCTGCAGCTTGATCAGCTCGGTGTAGAGCTCGACGGAAAAGCCCACCGGGTGGCCGCGCCGGCCCCGGAACTGCGGGTAGACCACCGGGTACTGGCTCAGCGTACGGGCCACCGCCGTCAGCGTCTCGGGCCGCACCAGCGGCATGTCACCCGGCAGGATCAACCAGCCCGGCGCGTTGGCACGCGCATGCACCCCACAGGCGATGGTGTAGCCCATGCCCAGCGGCTCGCGCGAGGCCGAACCCACCGGGGGTAGCAACACGATGTCGCGCGCAGCGACGACCGCCCGGGCGATCGGCACCAGCTCGGCAGTGGTGACCACCACCAGCGGCAGGCCGCTGGCAATCACGTTCTCCAGCGTGCGGGCGAGCACGGGCGCATCGCCGAGCGACTGCCCCAGCTTGTGCCCGGCCCCCTGGAAGCGCGACCCACGCCCCGCCGCCGGGACCACCACCACCGGGCCACTGGCCTTCAAGGCACTCACCGCGAGCCCCTCGACGGCCACGCGCACACCGGGCGCCCCGGGCAGCCCGACCAAGCCGCTTCATGTCCTTCCGCTGGCTGCAGGCCGGGTCGGCGCGACCGTGCCGGCACCGCCGCAACGGACCGGATCAGGAACTGCCAGGATGGAAGGTTCATGGGATTCGGGTCGATGTTGT
The Sphaerotilus microaerophilus DNA segment above includes these coding regions:
- a CDS encoding EAL domain-containing protein, encoding MRRLLAWPAAAAAPDWNDLLGRFAAADRAALEQALFARPAADAAAWTLTLSPSGGTTGPLQLRGEPALDPDGQPQWHCLALASALTTPAPAEEPATVLAPAAAAPAVEADPQRLSVVTRLAGAAARQELELLYQPQLDVAGGSVRAVEALLRWHHPQLGQVAPRAFVPWAEECGLIIELGRWVLQQACRQARRWRDLGVLQVPIAVNVSAVQLQAPDFVAQVEQALTAAGVPAQALELELTETTLLQESEAVRQNLAACRRLGVHIALDDFGTGQTNLARLHRLPLDKLKLDPSFIRNLCIDRGAQAIVRSMVALGHQLGLAVVAEGVEQAQQLVLLDEARCDAYQGHHATPALSADALTRQVQQTHA
- a CDS encoding 23S rRNA (adenine(2030)-N(6))-methyltransferase RlmJ, whose amino-acid sequence is MLAYRHAFHAGNHADVLKHLVFTQVLRYMALKDKPFTLVDTHAGAGAYSLDSKEARKNAEYVDGIGRLWGRRDLPPALSDYVAQVRQFNEGSTKLQAYPGSPVLAMQLLRADDRLRLYELHGSDVPLLAELVAGRRETGVMQIDGFTALRAELPPPSRRAVVLIDPSYELKTDYGQVLAAVREGLKRFPEAVIMVWYPQLQRLEPRDLVDRLKATALSQAKKGWLHVRLSVVPPDASGFGLMGSGMLVINPPHVLHGMLRAEMPVLVEALGRHEGATFLLEKHGG
- a CDS encoding helix-turn-helix transcriptional regulator produces the protein MDDAALRRQLVQLGALHSDTPDALRLDELEALRSAVEGARSPLLHAEFVLLRARLHETRRPVAEMAADLELALLTFAANQRERQQLQCQAQLAYWYNLMGHEVSALAVAHRAMRHPGLPPEDRLALFTPVAMAYAHQLRLGDAWQAWERDFRAEHARCSDARLLREVHGTLASLHFFEALQARRVATVYTLDLDAGPPDHARFTAQLAEVERQVHASRHAGSALPDPQRLGDLLGMVAALRGDADRMQAHLTSLCGPPEQTRPTHGQLSRLYNLGWSLRVLGRPEQALPCLLAVRSHLDTVGMSKLVSRLPYDLSCTYEALGDPTAALRELRHFLRLRSEMAAADSATLGRLQDLSAQLDAPLGGFTPPRQLQVGSTRIDPVTLHQSEPPYLARLDRLLHERTGERRRPAELASELGVSLRTLQAALQRYRGSTLVAMQRRIALQRASEQLRLTELPIRDIAATAGFPDAASFSHAFRREFGVSPSMHRRRGLAGPAGQGVGEPAAASD
- the eda gene encoding bifunctional 4-hydroxy-2-oxoglutarate aldolase/2-dehydro-3-deoxy-phosphogluconate aldolase; the protein is MTLPMNTLDLAAYGPVIPVIVIDRVEDAAPLARALVAGGVKVLEVTLRTPVALDCIRAMIAEVPEAIVGAGTVRSIADARAALAAGCRFAVSPGYTTVVGRACTDIGLPLLPGVATASEVMTANADGYRFLKLFPATAVGGLNLLKAFASPFHDVAFCPTGGITAETAPQFLALPNVKVCGGSWLTPADAVRDGDWDRITRLARAAQGLRG
- the edd gene encoding phosphogluconate dehydratase translates to MKTQIAEITQRIRERSAPLRQDYLRRLRATAARPRGADRMGCANVAHAFAALPGADKFRVVAEKAPNIGVITAYNDMLSAHQPYEGFPAVIRDEAHKHGAIVQVAGGVPAMCDGVTQGLPGMELSLFSRDTIAMAAAVGLTHDVFDAALLLGVCDKIVPGLLIGALHFGHLPCVFVPAGPMSTGLSNSDKSKVREQFAQGLVGRDQLLAAESAAYHGAGTCTFYGTANSNQMLLEAMGLHVPGAAFIHPHAGLREQLTREAVRQVLAIRRGGARYTPIGELVDERCIVNAMVALLATGGSTNHLIHWVAVARSAGILIDWTDFSELSAATPLLARVYPNGKADVNQFQAAGGPGFVLRELLDAGCLHGDVLTVAEGGIAAYGRVPAQAADGTLAWHDLPATPIDDAIVRTAAAPFGETGGLKLLAGNLGRGVMKVSAVPEDRHVIEAPALVFDSQEALHAAFKAGDLERDFVAVVRFQGPRANGMPELHKLTPPLAVLQDRGFRVALVTDGRMSGASGKVPAAIHVSPEVLGGGPLGKVRSGDLLRVDAVSGTLDALVPPEDWTARTIEERPADLADDAAHGLGRELFGGLRRNVRSAEEGAITWL
- a CDS encoding OmpA family protein, giving the protein MSSQDEDQGSKAGLVVAFGAVALAVVVALSMAVRHSFKSAAAPLVAQSASAAVPAAVAASPAASADAGAGADQLVDLTPTGAALSTVFFGSGQAALDAAADAALAKVVEALAGSTSKKVLLSGYHDTTGDPARNAELAKERAKAVRAALVAKGVPLAQVLLRKPEVTAGGGSDQEARRVEIRVIDAP
- a CDS encoding nucleotidyltransferase family protein; the protein is MVGLPGAPGVRVAVEGLAVSALKASGPVVVVPAAGRGSRFQGAGHKLGQSLGDAPVLARTLENVIASGLPLVVVTTAELVPIARAVVAARDIVLLPPVGSASREPLGMGYTIACGVHARANAPGWLILPGDMPLVRPETLTAVARTLSQYPVVYPQFRGRRGHPVGFSVELYTELIKLQGDEGARRLLARYPSQALDLDDPGVLIDVDTDGDLERARRLHAGAELEEAPSLGRSA